The sequence below is a genomic window from Dyadobacter chenwenxiniae.
GATATCATGGTCATTTGCATTAATCAGGTCCAGACTCTTTACATGGTCAACTTCCGGGTATACTTCGGAAATAGCCGATATTAATCGATGAGAAATGTTTTGATCAATTAATAACCTCATGCAGCGACGTCATAAAAAATCCGTTTTTGCTGATTCGCCGAGAATTCCAATGCAACAACGATATCTTCCTTGTTCAACTCCGGAAAATCTTGAATGATATCTTCAAATGACATTCCGGAAGCAAGCCAGCGCAAAATGTCCTCAACCGTAATCCGCATATCACGGATACACGGCTTACCATTTCGTTTGCCCTCCTCTACACTGATAATGTTCTTATAGATATACATAACTGATTTTATGTGTTAGACAAAAATAACAAAATGTTCCTAATGACAGGGGCTACCAAGCTTGAAAACGGAAATTCCGAAAATCCGTTTAACTCAGCCGAACCGAAAACAGATCCTTTGACCGCATATAAATGTAGGTAACAACGATAATGGTTAGCACGCCACCGGCCAGGACAGATGGGACAGTGCCAAAGGCTTTGGCCATAACGCCGGACTCGAAGGCGCCGAGCTCGTTGGAGGAACTTACAAAAATACCGTTTACTGCGGCTACGCGCCCACGCATTTCGTCGGGCGGGTAAATGAGCAGGATCGTTTGCCTCACGATCACACTCACGCTGTCGAAAACACCGGTGGCGAATAGGGCAGCGCAGGACAAGAGGAAGTTGGTCGATAAAGAAAAAATAATGGTGCAAACACCGAAACCAGCAACGGCGATCAGCATGTTGCGCCAGGCATTTTGCGTAGGCGGGTAATAAGCCATTGCAAACATGGTCAACATCGAACCGATAGAAGGCGCAGCGCGTAACAAGCCCAAACCTTCCGGCCCGACTTTTAAAATATCTTCCGCAAAAACAGGCAAAATTGCCACCACACCTCCGAAAAGCACAGAAAAAAGATCCAGCGAAATAGCATAGAGCACAATCCTCGTCCGGAAGACAAAGCGAAATCCTTCTTTCAGACTCTCCATGATGGGCGTCACAATCTTTGGAAACTCAGGCCGCGTTTTGATCATTCCTAACAGAATCCAACAGATTACAAAGTTTCCGATCACGATCAGTAATGTGTGCGTGAGTCCCATGTAAGCGTAGAGAAAACCGGCGATAGCCGGACCGGTTATGGATCCGGCCTGGGAAAATGAGCTGCTCCATGTTGACGAATTGTGGTAAATCACCCTGGGCACCAGAAATGGCTTCAAAGAGCTCGAAGCTGGTGAATAAA
It includes:
- a CDS encoding MFS transporter, giving the protein MKTVSSQDPYAALRYSDFRFFISNSFLFSASILIQEVIVAYELYKLTHDPLALGLIGLAQVIPFVITSIFGGYVADQKNKITIMHISLVVILLGSVILYMAFQPFIHDTLSSTQHLIVIYSVFALIGFAKGFYSPASSSLKPFLVPRVIYHNSSTWSSSFSQAGSITGPAIAGFLYAYMGLTHTLLIVIGNFVICWILLGMIKTRPEFPKIVTPIMESLKEGFRFVFRTRIVLYAISLDLFSVLFGGVVAILPVFAEDILKVGPEGLGLLRAAPSIGSMLTMFAMAYYPPTQNAWRNMLIAVAGFGVCTIIFSLSTNFLLSCAALFATGVFDSVSVIVRQTILLIYPPDEMRGRVAAVNGIFVSSSNELGAFESGVMAKAFGTVPSVLAGGVLTIIVVTYIYMRSKDLFSVRLS
- a CDS encoding DUF433 domain-containing protein produces the protein MYIYKNIISVEEGKRNGKPCIRDMRITVEDILRWLASGMSFEDIIQDFPELNKEDIVVALEFSANQQKRIFYDVAA